In Mustela erminea isolate mMusErm1 chromosome 8, mMusErm1.Pri, whole genome shotgun sequence, a genomic segment contains:
- the TNP1 gene encoding spermatid nuclear transition protein 1 translates to MSTSRKLKSHGMRRGKNRAPHKGVKRGGSKRKYRKGSLKSRKRGDDANRTYRSHL, encoded by the exons ATGTCGACCAGCCGCAAATTAAAGAGCCATGGCATGAGGAGGGGCAAGAACCGAGCTCCTCACAAGGGAGTGAAGAGAGGTGGCAGCAAAAGAAAATACCGGAAAGGAAGCTTGAAGAGTAGGAAACGGGGCGATGATG CCAATCGCACTTACCGCTCCCACTTGTGA